The segment GGGCGTCCGATCGTCTCCGTGCAGATTGCGGAGGCAATGCGGTATTCGGACGTCATCAGCATCGCGGACGACAAAGAGACGTTCTGCAAGGCGATTGAATGGGAACTCAAAAACGATACGGCCGAACGGCGAGAGAAGAGGATTGAGATCGCGTCTCAACACAGTTGGGCAAAGCATGTGGACCATGTGTCATCGCTCATTCAGGAGACCATCCACGATGAACGGTCTGTGCCATGAGTGAAGTGAGGATCGCCTGCGTCGGCGACATCATGTGCGGAGAGTGGTTCTCCAAGGTGGGGTGGGGAGTCTCCACCGCCTTGAAGAAACACGGTCGCGCGTTCCTCGCGCAGGACGTGGCCGATGTGCTCCGATCCCACGATCTGGTTCTTGGAAACATCGAATGTGTTCTGTCGGAGGTGGGGCGCCGGGAGAATTCCTTGCGGTCTCTGCACATGCGAGGCCGTTCGGAGTCGGCGCGATTGCTGGCGGATTGGGGGATCACGCTGGGGCACGTTGCCAACAATCATATCCTGGAGCATGGGGTGGAGGCGGCCCGCGACACGGTTCGTCATCTGGAAGCCGCCGGCATCCGTGCGGTCGGAGCCGGGCGGGACAATCAGTTTGACAAGACCCTCACCGCCGTGCCGATCGAAACGGGACCGTCCGTTCTCTCCGTGATCGGCGTGTGTTTCCACCCGGGCGAGTACGCTCATTGTCCGGGCACGCTCGAACAGTTGACGGAGACGGTCCGACAGGAGAAGGAGAAAGGACGCGTGGTCCTGGTCTCCGTGCATTGGGGCGATGAACTCATCGACCGCCCGAGTCTCTGGCAGCGATGGGCGGCGAGGCAGCTCGTGCAAGCGGGCGCCAAGATGGTCATTGGCCATCATGCGCACGTTTTTCAAGGCGTCGAGACCATCGACGATTCACTTGTCGCTTATAGCACGGGCAACTTCATATTCGACTGTTGTTCCCGCCATCTGTTGTGGACGGCTATCCTGAGCATTACGCTGCAGGAGGGAGTCATCACCGGGTGGGAGACGATTCCCGTTACGATCGAGTCCGACTACCGGCCGATGTTGGCGACGGGATCGAAGAAGGCATTCATTCATGAGGAAATCGCCAGGCGATGTACGCTGATGGGGTTGCACACCGACGACACCGAAGACTATGAACGTGCCTATCGGTCTGAGGTGGAATCCCTTGAAATGGCGGATCGGAAATGCATATGGGCCTACATCTTCAAGAACTGGTTCCGCTATCGCCCGGTTCTCTGGCCTCAACTGATTCTGAGACCCATCCT is part of the Anaerobaca lacustris genome and harbors:
- a CDS encoding CapA family protein; the protein is MSEVRIACVGDIMCGEWFSKVGWGVSTALKKHGRAFLAQDVADVLRSHDLVLGNIECVLSEVGRRENSLRSLHMRGRSESARLLADWGITLGHVANNHILEHGVEAARDTVRHLEAAGIRAVGAGRDNQFDKTLTAVPIETGPSVLSVIGVCFHPGEYAHCPGTLEQLTETVRQEKEKGRVVLVSVHWGDELIDRPSLWQRWAARQLVQAGAKMVIGHHAHVFQGVETIDDSLVAYSTGNFIFDCCSRHLLWTAILSITLQEGVITGWETIPVTIESDYRPMLATGSKKAFIHEEIARRCTLMGLHTDDTEDYERAYRSEVESLEMADRKCIWAYIFKNWFRYRPVLWPQLILRPILRRLGRW